A segment of the Microbacterium luteolum genome:
CCGCACCGCCAACTCGGCGCTGGACGAGGCGATCGCGAAGGCCCGTCACCGTGCCGAGAATCCGCTGCCGAGCATCCCGCAGGTGCAGCACGCCATCGATGACGCCGACCGGCAGCTGGGCGTGGCACGCGGACTCATCTCCGGCCACCGCGGCTGGATCGGCGCCGACGCACGGACGCGACTCGCGGAAGCGGAGCGGCTGAGGGTCGACCTGTCCGATCTCCTGCCCGCCGAGGAGACGAGAGAAGAGGCGCTCGTGCAGGCGCGCCGTGTCGCGCACCTGGCGTCCGAGGCCCTGCAGCTCGCGCAGCGAGACATCGACTCCTCTCGCCCCGACGACCAGGGCTGGGGTGGCGGCGGCGGCTACGGAGGCGGAGGCTGGGGCGGACGACCACGTGGCGGCGGCGGCGGGGACATCGCTTCCGGCATCCTCGGCGGCCTCGTGATCGGCAGCCTCCTCGACGGCATGTTCGACTGATCTCCCCCGACGACAGAACGGCCCGTCCCCTCCGGGACGGGCCGTTCCTCGTTTCCGCTCAGGAAGCCAGTGCCTCCGACGGCGGCGCCTGGGTGCTCAGCGCGATCACGCCGTAGTCCCAGCCCTTGCGGCGGTAGACGACGCTGGGGTGATCCGTGCGGACGTCGACGAACAGGAAGAAGTCGTGGCCGACCAGTTCCATACGGTCCACAGCCTCCTCGACCGTCATCCATTCCGCGTCGAAACTCTTCGTGCGGATGACGACCGGCGAATAGGTTTCTTCCTCGTCGTTCCGAACCGGGATGCTCCCGGTGGCCACCGCGTGCAGGACGTCGGCCGACACCGGCTGCACGTCGATGCCTTCGATCTCCCCGGTGCCCTTCTCGAAGTGCGCTCCTCGCGGGTGCTGGCGTCCGTCGACGCGCTTCTCCTTCGCACGACGCAGCTGTTCGGACATCTTGTCGATCGCGAGATCGAGGGCGACGAACTTGTCACCGTCCGTCGCTTCAGCGCGGACGACCGGACCCTTCCCGACGAGCGTGAGCTCGACCGTCTCCTCGGGGACGTGGCCGTTGCGGAAGACGCGGTGCGTGACCTTCACATCAAGCCGTTGCGCTCGAGCCGCGAGCGTCTCGACCCTGGCGATCTTCTCCTCGACAACGGTTCGGAAGCGATCGGTGATTCCCACTCCGACGCCGACGATGCTCGTTTCCATTGCTGTCTCCTTGTCCCGGTCCTCCCGGCCAAGGGCGGACCGTTGTCGCCTTGTGGTCCCCAACCGTAGTCCGCATGCGAGTCGATGTCACTGGTGACTTTCGTCGTGTCCTCGGTGAGTTCTCGATGAGTCTCCTTCGAATCCGGCGCGCCTCGGCGTGGCGGCGAGCGTGACGGCCGAATCGACTCGGAACCCGGCCGCTCGGAGGGCGCGAGCCGCCTCGTCGAGTGTCGCCCCGGTGGTCACCACGTCGTCGACCAGGACCGCCGCAGCTCCTCCGCTGGCCACGAGCGCGCGCATCGCCCCGCGGACGTTCAGCTCCCGTTCCTTCGCTCCGAGCGTTCGCTGATCGACGGGCCGCGCGACGAGCGAGAGCACCCGCTGCGGCGACTGCCCCGCACGGCGGATGAGCAGCTCCGGAACCCGATAGCCGCGCCGACGGAACGCGCTCCGCGCCGTGGGGACGGGCACGATCCACGTCGAGGACGACACCATGGGCGCCAGAACGGCGGCGACGGCGGCGCCGAGGGGACGCGCGAGCTGGGTCTCCCCGTCGCTCTTGAGCCGGCGGATGCAGCGCGCAGCCACTCCCTCGTAGCCGAGCGCGGCGTGCACCGGGAGACCTGCCGGCGTCAGCACCCTCTGCGGCGCTGGGGTGAGTCGTTCTCCGCACGGCCGACAGAGCAGG
Coding sequences within it:
- a CDS encoding ComF family protein — translated: MNSTSVLRPLGAEIAAFLLAASCAGCDEPGHLLCRPCGERLTPAPQRVLTPAGLPVHAALGYEGVAARCIRRLKSDGETQLARPLGAAVAAVLAPMVSSSTWIVPVPTARSAFRRRGYRVPELLIRRAGQSPQRVLSLVARPVDQRTLGAKERELNVRGAMRALVASGGAAAVLVDDVVTTGATLDEAARALRAAGFRVDSAVTLAATPRRAGFEGDSSRTHRGHDESHQ
- the hpf gene encoding ribosome hibernation-promoting factor, HPF/YfiA family, with amino-acid sequence METSIVGVGVGITDRFRTVVEEKIARVETLAARAQRLDVKVTHRVFRNGHVPEETVELTLVGKGPVVRAEATDGDKFVALDLAIDKMSEQLRRAKEKRVDGRQHPRGAHFEKGTGEIEGIDVQPVSADVLHAVATGSIPVRNDEEETYSPVVIRTKSFDAEWMTVEEAVDRMELVGHDFFLFVDVRTDHPSVVYRRKGWDYGVIALSTQAPPSEALAS